The following proteins are encoded in a genomic region of Maribacter hydrothermalis:
- the tatC gene encoding twin-arginine translocase subunit TatC, which produces MAKKAVKSPDEMSFLDHLEELRWHLIRSTLAVVIIGSFAFLMKGFIFDTIIFGPKNMDFPTYRFFCSIANWLNQIQSFTVIDSSFCGDEFPFSIQSREMGGQFSAHIWTSIWAGFIVGFPYVLYEMWKFISPGLHANERKNSRGFILIASFLFFIGVLFGYYIVAPLSINFLGSYVVSESVLNEFDLDSYIGTLKISVLACGILFELPIIIFFLTKVGLVTPELMKKYRKIALVIVLILSAVITPPDVTSQIIVAIPVIFLYQISIYISAMVLRKERRKAEKEKKANKNVKPN; this is translated from the coding sequence ATGGCTAAAAAAGCAGTAAAGTCTCCCGATGAGATGTCGTTCTTAGACCATCTTGAAGAGTTAAGATGGCATTTAATTCGTTCCACTTTAGCAGTTGTTATTATTGGGAGTTTCGCGTTTTTAATGAAAGGTTTCATTTTTGACACTATCATTTTCGGTCCTAAAAACATGGACTTTCCTACCTATCGCTTTTTTTGCAGCATAGCCAATTGGTTGAACCAAATTCAATCTTTTACAGTAATAGATTCCTCATTTTGTGGTGATGAATTCCCTTTTTCTATTCAGAGCCGTGAAATGGGCGGGCAATTTTCGGCCCATATTTGGACCTCAATTTGGGCAGGGTTTATAGTTGGTTTCCCCTATGTCCTGTATGAAATGTGGAAATTTATAAGTCCGGGTCTCCACGCTAACGAACGCAAGAATTCTCGTGGTTTTATACTAATAGCCTCTTTCTTATTTTTTATTGGTGTATTATTCGGATACTACATAGTAGCACCACTTTCTATAAACTTTTTAGGATCTTATGTTGTTAGTGAGTCTGTCTTAAATGAATTCGATTTAGATTCTTACATAGGCACGTTAAAAATATCTGTACTCGCTTGTGGTATTTTATTCGAGTTACCTATCATCATTTTCTTTTTAACCAAGGTTGGTTTGGTCACTCCTGAATTGATGAAGAAGTATAGAAAAATTGCGTTGGTAATTGTTCTGATACTTTCTGCAGTAATTACACCACCAGACGTTACCAGTCAAATTATAGTTGCTATACCGGTAATATTTTTATACCAAATAAGCATCTATATATCTGCAATGGTGTTAAGAAAGGAAAGAAGAAAAGCTGAAAAGGAAAAAAAAGCAAATAAAAATGTCAAACCAAATTGA
- a CDS encoding KpsF/GutQ family sugar-phosphate isomerase has product MNNRLIATDTIIDLAKKTIEIERDAIAHLSTLLTKDFADAVNCIIDAKSRVIITGIGKSAIIATKIVATLNSTGTPAIFMHAGDAIHGDLGTVQDNDVVICISNSGNTPEIKMLVPLIKRGTNKLIAMTGNMESFLAKQADFILNTFVKKEACPNGLAPTTSTTAQLVVGDALAIVLLEIKGFSSSDFAKYHPGGSLGKRLYLRVADLVSKNQVPQVQKDEEVKKVIVEISKKMLGVTAVLDGKKVVGIVTDGDIRRMLNKHDNIKDLTAKDIMTSNPKTISANTLAIKALEHMQKKGISQLLVMDSDTYVGVIHLHNLINEGII; this is encoded by the coding sequence TTGAATAATAGATTGATAGCGACCGACACCATTATTGACCTAGCAAAAAAAACTATAGAAATTGAGCGTGATGCTATTGCGCACCTTTCAACACTACTTACCAAAGATTTTGCAGATGCTGTCAATTGTATTATTGATGCAAAAAGTCGTGTAATAATTACTGGTATTGGCAAAAGTGCTATCATAGCTACAAAAATTGTCGCCACTTTAAATTCTACAGGTACACCTGCAATTTTTATGCATGCCGGCGATGCCATACACGGAGATTTAGGAACTGTTCAAGATAATGATGTGGTTATTTGCATTTCTAATAGTGGCAATACTCCAGAGATTAAAATGTTAGTTCCACTTATTAAAAGAGGAACAAATAAGTTAATTGCTATGACAGGTAATATGGAATCTTTTTTAGCAAAACAAGCCGACTTTATCCTTAACACCTTTGTAAAAAAAGAAGCTTGCCCTAATGGCTTAGCACCTACTACGAGTACTACTGCTCAATTAGTCGTGGGCGATGCCTTGGCAATTGTTTTATTAGAAATAAAAGGATTTAGCAGTTCTGATTTTGCAAAATACCATCCTGGTGGGTCTTTAGGTAAGCGATTATATTTAAGGGTTGCCGACTTGGTAAGCAAGAACCAAGTACCACAGGTACAAAAAGATGAAGAAGTTAAAAAAGTAATTGTAGAAATCTCTAAAAAAATGCTTGGTGTCACCGCTGTTCTTGATGGCAAAAAAGTTGTAGGTATCGTAACAGATGGAGATATAAGACGTATGCTTAATAAGCATGATAACATAAAAGATTTAACTGCAAAGGATATTATGACAAGTAATCCAAAGACAATATCTGCAAACACTTTAGCAATTAAAGCTTTAGAACATATGCAAAAAAAAGGTATTTCTCAATTATTGGTCATGGATAGTGACACCTATGTTGGTGTTATTCATTTACACAATTTAATAAACGAAGGAATTATATAA
- a CDS encoding RecQ family ATP-dependent DNA helicase, with the protein MTHSKDFKNIDLHSSLKKHFGFSQFKGLQEEVIKNVLKRNNTFVIMPTGGGKSLCYQLPALMQEGTAIIVSPLIALMKNQVDAIRGVSAEVGIAHVLNSSLNKGEIKQVKQDITNGITKLLYVAPESLTKEENVEFLRSVTISFMAVDEAHCISEWGHDFRPEYRNLKSIVERLGDNIPIIGLTATATPKVQEDIIKNLGIGGAKLFKASFNRPNLFYEVRTKTDNIEADIIRFVKQNSGKSGIIYCLSRKKVEELAQVLQVNGVSAVPYHAGFDAKTRAKYQDMFLMEDVDVVVATIAFGMGIDKPDVRFVIHHDIPKSIESYYQETGRAGRDGGEGHCLAYYSYKDIEKLEKFMSGKPVAEQEIGNALLQEVVAYAETSMSRRKFMLHYFGEEFDDVNGEGAEMDDNTRNPKEKEEAKDDVVKLLKVVQGTSEKFKSKEVVNALRGKMNAIISSHKTNEKNFFGIGSDKDKSFWMALIRQTLVAGLLRKEIEQYGVLHVTDNGASFLKAPVSFMMTKDHVYNAENDNAIVGAAKSGGVADERLLKQLKDLRKAQAKKIGVPPFVVFQDPSLEDMALKYPISHEELLNVHGVGEGKAKKYGKPFITFINAYVTENEIIRPDDLVVKSTGANSALKLYVIQNVDRKLPLSDIASSKGLEIPDLIKEMEQIVYSGTKLNINYWIDEILDEDQQEEIHEYFLEADTDDLENAMTEFDGDYEEEELRLYRLKFISEVAN; encoded by the coding sequence GTGACACACAGTAAAGATTTTAAAAATATAGATTTACATTCCTCATTAAAAAAACATTTTGGTTTTTCTCAATTCAAAGGACTTCAAGAAGAAGTAATAAAGAATGTTTTAAAACGGAATAATACTTTTGTGATTATGCCCACTGGTGGAGGAAAATCACTTTGTTATCAATTACCAGCACTTATGCAAGAAGGTACTGCTATTATAGTATCTCCTTTGATAGCCTTAATGAAAAACCAAGTAGATGCCATTCGTGGCGTGTCTGCTGAGGTAGGTATTGCCCATGTTTTAAATTCCTCATTGAATAAAGGCGAAATAAAACAGGTAAAACAGGATATTACCAATGGCATAACCAAGTTGTTGTATGTAGCTCCTGAATCGTTAACTAAAGAAGAAAATGTTGAGTTTTTACGCTCGGTCACTATTTCATTTATGGCTGTAGATGAAGCCCATTGCATTTCTGAATGGGGGCACGATTTTAGACCTGAGTACCGTAACCTTAAATCAATTGTAGAGCGTTTAGGAGATAATATACCAATAATTGGCCTTACCGCTACGGCTACACCTAAAGTACAAGAAGATATTATAAAGAATTTAGGTATAGGAGGAGCTAAGTTGTTCAAGGCTTCTTTTAATAGGCCAAACCTTTTCTATGAAGTACGCACAAAGACCGATAATATTGAAGCTGATATCATAAGATTCGTTAAACAAAATTCGGGAAAGTCGGGTATAATTTATTGCCTTAGCCGCAAGAAGGTTGAAGAATTGGCGCAAGTTTTACAGGTTAACGGTGTAAGCGCTGTGCCGTACCATGCAGGTTTTGATGCAAAGACAAGAGCAAAGTATCAAGATATGTTCTTAATGGAAGATGTAGATGTAGTAGTCGCAACTATAGCTTTTGGAATGGGTATTGACAAGCCAGATGTTAGGTTTGTAATTCATCATGATATTCCTAAAAGTATTGAAAGTTATTACCAAGAAACCGGGAGAGCTGGAAGAGATGGAGGGGAAGGACACTGTTTAGCGTATTATTCATACAAGGATATAGAAAAACTAGAAAAGTTTATGTCAGGCAAACCTGTTGCAGAACAGGAAATAGGTAACGCATTGCTACAAGAGGTTGTTGCATATGCCGAGACGTCTATGTCGAGGCGTAAATTTATGCTCCATTATTTTGGCGAGGAATTTGACGACGTAAACGGAGAAGGGGCAGAAATGGATGATAATACCAGAAACCCTAAAGAGAAAGAAGAAGCAAAAGATGATGTTGTAAAACTTTTAAAGGTAGTTCAAGGCACTAGCGAAAAATTTAAATCTAAAGAGGTTGTAAATGCGTTGCGTGGTAAAATGAATGCAATAATTTCATCTCATAAAACAAATGAAAAAAACTTTTTTGGAATTGGTTCCGATAAGGACAAAAGTTTTTGGATGGCATTAATTCGCCAAACTTTGGTTGCAGGACTTCTGCGAAAAGAAATTGAACAATATGGTGTATTACATGTAACAGATAATGGTGCTTCTTTTTTAAAGGCTCCTGTTTCGTTTATGATGACAAAAGACCATGTTTACAATGCGGAAAATGACAATGCAATAGTAGGAGCAGCAAAGTCTGGCGGTGTAGCTGATGAGCGTTTGTTGAAACAATTAAAAGATTTAAGAAAGGCACAGGCCAAAAAAATAGGGGTTCCACCATTTGTAGTGTTCCAAGATCCTTCTTTGGAAGATATGGCCTTGAAATACCCTATTTCCCATGAAGAATTATTAAATGTACATGGAGTTGGTGAGGGTAAGGCTAAAAAATATGGTAAACCATTTATTACGTTTATAAATGCCTATGTAACAGAAAATGAAATTATACGTCCAGATGATTTGGTGGTTAAAAGTACCGGTGCAAACTCTGCTTTAAAACTTTATGTAATTCAGAATGTAGATAGGAAATTACCATTATCTGATATTGCTTCTTCTAAAGGATTGGAAATTCCTGATTTAATAAAAGAAATGGAACAAATTGTTTATAGTGGAACAAAACTAAATATTAACTATTGGATTGATGAAATCTTAGATGAGGATCAACAAGAAGAAATTCATGAGTACTTTTTGGAAGCTGATACCGATGATTTAGAGAATGCAATGACAGAGTTTGATGGCGATTATGAAGAAGAAGAACTACGTTTATACCGATTAAAGTTTATAAGTGAAGTTGCGAATTAA
- a CDS encoding fasciclin domain-containing protein produces the protein MKILKITLVSAIALFVTNIYAQSETIVGVAAGNENFTTLVAAVKAADLVETLNSEGPFTVFAPVNSAFEALPAGTVDTLLKPESKDALTGILTYHVVAGKYMAADVVKAIKGNNGAFPVKTVQGGTIILSLNGDKVMMKDEKGNMSTVIMADVAASNGVIHAIDTVLMPK, from the coding sequence ATGAAAATTTTAAAAATTACACTGGTAAGCGCTATTGCATTATTTGTAACAAACATTTATGCGCAGTCAGAAACTATTGTTGGTGTGGCAGCGGGAAATGAGAATTTTACAACCTTGGTTGCTGCAGTAAAAGCTGCTGATTTGGTAGAAACATTAAATAGTGAAGGTCCGTTTACTGTTTTTGCTCCGGTAAATAGTGCTTTTGAAGCACTGCCAGCTGGCACTGTTGACACATTGTTAAAGCCAGAAAGTAAAGATGCATTAACAGGTATATTAACTTATCATGTGGTTGCTGGAAAATATATGGCTGCTGATGTTGTAAAGGCTATCAAAGGTAACAATGGTGCTTTTCCTGTTAAAACTGTACAAGGGGGAACAATTATTTTATCATTGAATGGAGATAAAGTAATGATGAAAGATGAAAAAGGAAATATGTCTACTGTAATTATGGCAGACGTAGCTGCAAGCAATGGTGTTATACACGCTATTGATACTGTTTTAATGCCCAAGTAA
- a CDS encoding carboxypeptidase-like regulatory domain-containing protein → MKKERSTILGHYIAKLFLTLVLFAIAGAAHVYAQSSSFVEYTGEILDSNSKKPLIFASLTIENTNHSTITNSEGEFSLKVPIDEANGNLIIGFLGYKTRMIPLAQLDKNDNKILMDEFIMALSEARIDAPNNAQKLVMETLDKKGNNYLNESTVMTAFYRETIKKRRTNVSLSEAVVNIYKAPYSSNKSDALELYKARKSTDYNKLDTVALKLQGGPFNTLFVDMVKYPDYIFTPETISYYDFSFDTSTRVNDQLIYVIDFKQKDEILDPLYTGKLYIDAKNKILTSAVYSLNITDRRLASQMFVRRKPKNAEVWPTEVSYRVDYREKNGKWYYGYSNVLLEFKINWDKRLFNSVYSMSCEMAVTDWDKNIDNYIPKSKDRIKSSIILSDEAIGFADPNFWGEYNIIEPEKSIESAIKKIQRQLRRGKLDTDGTSIP, encoded by the coding sequence ATGAAAAAGGAACGATCCACTATATTAGGACACTATATAGCTAAATTATTTTTAACACTAGTTCTATTTGCTATCGCAGGTGCCGCCCATGTTTATGCCCAAAGTTCCAGCTTTGTAGAATATACGGGTGAAATATTGGATTCAAACTCTAAAAAGCCTTTAATATTCGCATCGCTAACCATAGAAAACACTAATCACAGTACCATTACAAATTCTGAGGGAGAATTTTCTCTGAAGGTGCCTATCGATGAGGCAAATGGCAATCTCATAATTGGCTTTTTAGGTTATAAAACAAGAATGATTCCATTAGCACAATTGGATAAAAATGACAATAAGATTCTAATGGATGAATTTATAATGGCTTTATCAGAAGCAAGAATAGACGCACCTAATAATGCCCAAAAACTGGTAATGGAAACCTTAGATAAAAAGGGAAATAATTATTTAAACGAAAGTACGGTCATGACCGCTTTTTATAGAGAAACCATTAAAAAAAGAAGAACTAATGTTAGCCTCTCGGAAGCCGTGGTAAATATTTATAAAGCACCATATTCCTCTAATAAAAGTGATGCATTAGAGCTTTATAAGGCAAGAAAAAGCACAGATTATAACAAGCTAGATACTGTTGCTTTGAAATTACAAGGAGGCCCCTTTAATACTTTGTTTGTTGACATGGTTAAGTATCCCGATTATATTTTTACTCCAGAAACGATTTCTTATTACGATTTTTCTTTTGACACATCAACAAGGGTTAACGACCAATTAATTTATGTTATTGATTTTAAACAAAAAGATGAAATCTTAGACCCCTTGTATACTGGAAAATTATATATAGACGCAAAGAACAAAATATTAACTAGTGCAGTGTACTCATTAAACATTACAGATAGAAGATTAGCGTCACAAATGTTTGTACGTAGAAAACCTAAAAATGCAGAAGTTTGGCCAACAGAGGTATCCTATAGAGTAGATTATCGCGAGAAAAATGGAAAATGGTACTACGGGTACAGCAATGTACTTTTAGAATTCAAAATTAATTGGGATAAACGCCTATTTAACTCTGTTTATAGTATGAGCTGCGAAATGGCCGTTACAGATTGGGATAAAAACATTGATAATTATATACCAAAATCAAAGGATAGGATTAAATCGTCAATTATTTTAAGCGACGAAGCCATTGGCTTTGCAGACCCAAATTTTTGGGGTGAATACAATATAATAGAACCTGAAAAATCAATTGAATCTGCCATTAAAAAAATTCAAAGGCAATTGCGTAGAGGTAAACTTGATACTGATGGCACATCTATACCATAA
- the rluF gene encoding 23S rRNA pseudouridine(2604) synthase RluF yields MEDNSNKTRINKYLSETGYCSRRAADKLIEQGRVIINGKVPEMGTKIAKGDIVKVDGELIKEPKGKSTYIAFNKPVGIVCTTDTGVEKDNIIDYINYPKRIFPIGRLDKPSEGLIFLTDDGDIVNKILRARNNHEKEYLVTVDKPITIDFLNRMRKGIPILDTVTKECEVFEVSTYQFRIILTQGLNRQIRRMCEFLDFRVKKLKRIRIMNVKLDVPIGKWRDLTQEELQEINRLVSSSSKTFDSGK; encoded by the coding sequence ATGGAAGACAATTCTAATAAGACAAGAATCAATAAATACCTAAGCGAGACAGGGTATTGCTCTCGTAGGGCGGCAGATAAACTTATAGAGCAAGGAAGAGTTATCATAAATGGTAAAGTGCCAGAAATGGGCACAAAAATAGCTAAAGGAGACATTGTTAAAGTTGACGGCGAGTTAATTAAAGAACCAAAAGGAAAATCAACATATATTGCTTTTAATAAGCCAGTTGGCATTGTTTGTACCACAGATACGGGAGTAGAAAAAGATAATATTATTGATTATATAAACTATCCCAAACGTATTTTTCCCATTGGCAGGTTAGACAAGCCTAGCGAAGGACTTATTTTTCTTACTGATGACGGTGATATCGTAAATAAAATTTTAAGAGCACGTAACAACCATGAAAAAGAATATTTAGTAACAGTTGACAAACCCATTACTATAGATTTTTTAAACCGAATGCGAAAAGGAATTCCAATATTAGACACGGTCACTAAAGAATGTGAAGTTTTCGAGGTAAGCACATATCAATTCCGCATTATACTAACACAAGGCCTTAATAGACAAATACGCCGTATGTGCGAGTTTTTAGATTTTAGGGTAAAAAAGCTGAAACGAATTAGAATTATGAATGTTAAATTAGATGTTCCTATTGGCAAATGGAGAGACTTGACCCAAGAGGAGTTGCAAGAAATAAATAGATTAGTCAGCTCATCTTCAAAAACTTTTGATAGCGGCAAGTAA
- a CDS encoding serine hydrolase, with protein MKKFLLLFCYVFVLSCSQEKQNLNFLETALNSTDPKIKRVMDSIANYQVQIRYTQINRRNDSVLFTDYDFQVNDSMYFYPASTAKFPTAVLALEQLNKIDSLSMQTKYYIEGDTIESTFKKDISEIFAVSDNLANNRLIEFLSFDSINKNLKRKGISPVRIAHRLGYHSEDLKTKPLIIYLNDSTTGITKPFLDKIPEKLNLTNITKGLGYFEDGELITSPFDFSRKNYYPISAQHNLLKRVIFPQNFKENERFNLSSEQRNYLLSTMHTVPREVGYDSKTYYDGYCKFFLYGDTKENIPDHIQIYNKVGFAYGTLTDCAYIKDTQKNIEFLLTATILVNKNGIFNDDTYEYDEIGIPFLAQLGREIYQQEVSRN; from the coding sequence ATGAAGAAATTTCTACTATTATTTTGTTATGTATTTGTTTTATCGTGTTCTCAAGAAAAACAAAATTTAAATTTTCTTGAAACTGCTTTAAATTCAACCGACCCAAAAATTAAAAGGGTGATGGATAGTATTGCAAATTATCAAGTTCAAATAAGGTATACACAAATTAATAGAAGAAATGATAGCGTATTATTTACGGACTACGATTTTCAAGTTAATGATAGCATGTACTTTTACCCGGCAAGTACCGCCAAATTCCCAACCGCAGTTTTGGCTTTAGAACAGTTGAACAAAATTGACAGCTTATCAATGCAAACAAAGTACTATATTGAAGGCGACACCATAGAAAGTACCTTTAAAAAAGATATTTCAGAAATTTTTGCAGTTAGTGATAATTTGGCAAATAACAGGCTCATAGAGTTTTTAAGCTTCGATTCTATCAATAAAAACTTAAAAAGAAAAGGCATATCACCAGTTAGAATTGCACATAGGCTAGGCTATCATTCAGAGGATTTAAAAACAAAACCGCTAATTATATATTTAAATGATTCCACTACCGGAATAACCAAACCATTTTTAGATAAAATACCTGAAAAACTTAATTTAACTAACATTACAAAAGGCCTTGGTTATTTTGAAGATGGCGAATTGATTACTTCTCCATTTGATTTTAGCCGTAAAAATTACTATCCTATATCAGCCCAACACAATCTCTTAAAGCGTGTTATTTTTCCACAAAATTTCAAAGAAAATGAACGTTTTAACCTAAGCAGTGAGCAAAGGAACTATTTATTATCAACCATGCACACCGTACCACGGGAGGTAGGGTACGATTCAAAAACTTATTATGACGGGTATTGTAAGTTTTTTCTATATGGAGATACCAAAGAAAACATACCAGACCATATACAAATATATAATAAAGTAGGCTTTGCTTATGGTACATTAACTGATTGCGCTTACATAAAGGACACCCAAAAAAATATCGAATTTCTATTAACTGCTACAATTTTAGTGAACAAAAATGGAATATTCAATGATGACACCTATGAGTACGACGAAATAGGAATTCCGTTTTTAGCTCAATTAGGTAGGGAAATCTACCAGCAGGAGGTATCTCGAAATTAA
- a CDS encoding peptidylprolyl isomerase, giving the protein MFSNKSTFFNNKLYTILSIGLLFVILISCDGLFKQEKRKDQVARVGNSYLYKEDLAPLITENMSKGDSASFAINYINNWASKQLLLSKAKINLSEEKLAEYNALVDDYRTDLYTRVYKEALVSQATDSIITNDQLNTFYDQGKENFKLKERIARIRFVALPKGFLDKDEVSKRLKRFEEEDVKYLDSIGVHFKKLNFNDSIWVRYSRIFEEIPPITIDNVDKYLKNSQFFELEDSIGVYLGKIEEIKDVNEIAPLSFIKPTIEQVLLSRRKMDYLRKLESELLDEAIKDKEFEVFENKK; this is encoded by the coding sequence ATGTTTTCTAATAAATCAACCTTTTTCAACAACAAGTTGTACACTATATTAAGTATAGGGTTGCTATTTGTTATACTAATTTCTTGTGATGGACTTTTTAAACAAGAAAAAAGAAAAGACCAAGTTGCAAGGGTTGGCAACTCTTACTTATATAAAGAGGATTTAGCTCCACTCATAACAGAAAATATGAGTAAAGGAGATAGTGCATCATTTGCTATAAATTATATTAATAATTGGGCATCTAAGCAATTACTTCTTTCAAAAGCCAAAATAAATCTATCTGAAGAAAAATTAGCGGAGTATAACGCCTTGGTAGATGATTATAGAACGGACCTTTATACGCGTGTTTATAAGGAAGCTTTAGTTTCACAGGCAACCGATTCGATAATTACCAATGACCAGTTAAACACATTCTACGATCAAGGGAAGGAGAATTTTAAATTAAAAGAAAGAATTGCTAGAATAAGATTTGTTGCTTTGCCTAAGGGATTTTTAGATAAAGATGAGGTAAGTAAAAGGTTAAAAAGATTTGAAGAAGAGGATGTTAAATATCTTGATTCTATAGGGGTGCATTTCAAGAAATTAAATTTCAATGATTCTATTTGGGTCCGTTACAGTAGAATTTTTGAAGAAATACCTCCAATTACCATTGACAATGTAGATAAGTACTTAAAAAATTCACAATTTTTTGAATTGGAGGATTCAATCGGGGTATATTTGGGGAAAATAGAAGAAATTAAAGATGTAAATGAAATTGCACCTTTGTCTTTTATTAAGCCTACCATAGAGCAAGTTTTATTAAGTCGAAGAAAAATGGACTACTTGCGTAAATTAGAATCTGAATTATTAGATGAAGCAATTAAAGATAAAGAATTTGAAGTTTTCGAAAATAAAAAATAG
- a CDS encoding peptidylprolyl isomerase, with amino-acid sequence MKQLKIKNLKFSKIKNSLFIGTIALFSGVSTAQDSIVNQESEVEPMEAVAEVTSVKKDSSINFKRVKLDGIAAVVGDYVILDSDIEKTLIDLKSQGASTEDITHCGLLGKLMEDRLYANQAVQDSILVSDDEVNATGDRQLQSLVQQIGSMDKVLKYYKKEDEATFREELYKINKLRMLSERMQQDIIKEIEITPEEVRQFFNKIPENERPVFGAELEIAQITKEPEPSEEEKQKVIDKLNQIKADVDDNDASFSVKAILYSQDPGSKSKGGFYSITKDTGFDKTFKDVAFSLKEGEVSEPFETTFGYHIIYIEKIRGQELDLRHILIQPEISQNVMDEAKAELDSIREKIINKEFTFAEAALNFSDEKETKFDGGLLRNPQDFSSRFELTRMDPTLYNQVQNLKDNEVTYPILEEDPRGGPPKYKILKITNRFDEHVADFSKDYTKIQELALTEKKYNAIKKWMDEHIEDTYISVNDENKDCDFANNWVKK; translated from the coding sequence ATGAAGCAATTAAAGATAAAGAATTTGAAGTTTTCGAAAATAAAAAATAGTTTATTTATCGGTACGATAGCACTGTTTTCAGGTGTTTCAACTGCACAAGATAGTATTGTAAATCAAGAAAGCGAAGTTGAGCCAATGGAAGCTGTTGCTGAAGTAACTAGCGTAAAGAAGGACTCCTCAATAAATTTTAAGCGGGTAAAATTAGATGGAATAGCTGCCGTTGTAGGTGATTATGTAATTTTAGATTCGGACATAGAAAAGACATTGATAGATTTAAAAAGTCAAGGTGCTTCTACAGAAGATATTACCCATTGCGGACTTTTAGGTAAATTGATGGAAGACCGTTTGTATGCCAACCAAGCAGTGCAAGATAGTATTTTGGTATCCGATGATGAGGTGAATGCTACAGGTGACCGTCAATTGCAGTCTTTGGTTCAGCAAATAGGATCAATGGATAAGGTGCTTAAATACTATAAGAAAGAAGATGAAGCGACCTTTAGAGAAGAGCTGTATAAGATAAATAAATTACGTATGCTTTCAGAGCGTATGCAACAAGATATCATAAAAGAAATTGAGATTACACCAGAAGAAGTTCGCCAGTTTTTTAATAAAATACCTGAAAATGAACGCCCTGTTTTTGGCGCAGAATTAGAAATTGCTCAAATTACCAAAGAGCCAGAACCATCTGAAGAAGAGAAGCAAAAAGTTATTGATAAGCTAAACCAGATAAAAGCAGATGTTGATGATAATGATGCTAGCTTTAGTGTAAAGGCTATTTTATATTCCCAAGATCCAGGGTCAAAGTCTAAAGGTGGTTTTTATAGTATTACCAAGGATACTGGTTTCGACAAGACATTTAAAGATGTGGCATTTAGTTTAAAAGAAGGTGAAGTGTCAGAGCCTTTTGAAACTACATTTGGTTATCATATTATTTATATCGAAAAAATTAGAGGTCAAGAACTAGATTTAAGGCACATTTTAATTCAACCAGAAATTTCTCAGAATGTAATGGATGAAGCTAAAGCCGAATTGGATAGTATTCGTGAGAAAATTATCAATAAGGAGTTTACTTTTGCCGAAGCTGCATTAAATTTTTCTGATGAGAAAGAAACGAAATTTGATGGCGGACTTTTAAGAAACCCACAAGATTTTAGTTCTCGTTTTGAACTAACAAGAATGGATCCGACTTTATATAATCAAGTTCAGAACTTAAAGGATAATGAGGTGACATATCCAATTTTAGAGGAAGACCCAAGAGGTGGACCGCCAAAATATAAAATCCTTAAAATCACGAACAGGTTTGATGAGCACGTTGCAGATTTTTCTAAAGATTACACAAAAATTCAAGAATTAGCTCTTACTGAAAAGAAATATAATGCCATTAAAAAATGGATGGATGAACATATAGAAGATACCTATATTAGCGTTAACGATGAGAACAAAGATTGTGACTTCGCTAACAATTGGGTAAAAAAATAA